The Persephonella sp. IF05-L8 genome contains a region encoding:
- a CDS encoding diguanylate cyclase yields the protein MEAKIKKSVLIYISIFLVLSIAIFFLFEQKKEQNKQIYLNQKIVKAAAEFKATLNGYKMVIEFIQKRYFSDEKFLKLLYQLEKFPPSEKDKVRKLLSEEYKDLYKDMQKYGIKFIQIKLPDGTVFLRFHRPEKFGDNQKENKKINIIFEAEKKENFVGGFKFPYELYYKDKFLGTVEIILSYEALKDELKKIFKGEYIFLIYKNVLFNTLSREIRKTYIQSEFDKDFYYEPSDLKSYAIPPDIFAKINLTLKDKVKNRLKQFSNFAVDIKIDGNYYVVSFIVIKNITGRNVGYLVYYEKDNTISMFNEAFIIMYLSVEFSILTVFALLISIIKRSEKFKTLSEIDPLTRIYNKGKFNRVLEEELKKVKRYGRPLGLIIFDIDHFKKINDTYGHQVGDYVLKTIAKIVKENIRDTDVFARWGGEEFVIIAPETDISGTRILAEKLRKKIEEYNFDKVGKVTSSFGVTEATPEDTPDSIVKRADQALYLAKEKGRNRVEIILPEI from the coding sequence ATGGAAGCCAAAATAAAAAAATCGGTGCTTATATATATATCAATTTTTCTTGTTTTGTCTATAGCTATATTTTTCCTGTTTGAACAGAAAAAGGAACAGAACAAACAGATTTATTTAAATCAAAAAATTGTAAAGGCTGCAGCGGAATTTAAAGCTACTCTTAATGGCTATAAGATGGTAATTGAATTTATCCAGAAAAGATATTTCAGTGATGAGAAATTTTTGAAACTGTTGTATCAGCTGGAAAAATTTCCTCCTTCAGAAAAAGATAAAGTAAGGAAACTCTTATCTGAGGAGTATAAAGATTTATATAAGGATATGCAAAAGTATGGGATAAAATTCATTCAGATAAAGCTGCCCGATGGAACAGTTTTCCTGAGATTTCATAGACCTGAAAAATTTGGAGATAATCAAAAGGAAAATAAAAAAATCAATATCATTTTTGAAGCTGAGAAAAAAGAAAATTTTGTTGGAGGTTTTAAATTCCCTTATGAGCTTTATTACAAGGATAAATTTTTAGGAACAGTTGAGATAATTCTATCTTATGAAGCTTTAAAGGATGAGCTTAAAAAAATATTTAAAGGAGAGTACATATTTCTTATTTATAAAAATGTCCTTTTTAATACCTTATCAAGAGAAATCAGAAAAACATATATTCAGAGTGAGTTTGATAAAGATTTTTATTATGAGCCCTCTGATTTGAAAAGTTATGCAATTCCTCCTGATATATTTGCCAAGATAAACTTGACCTTGAAAGATAAAGTGAAAAACAGACTTAAACAGTTTTCAAATTTTGCTGTTGATATAAAAATAGATGGAAACTATTATGTGGTTTCCTTTATTGTTATTAAAAATATTACCGGTAGAAATGTTGGTTATCTGGTTTATTACGAAAAAGACAATACAATATCTATGTTTAATGAAGCCTTTATCATTATGTATTTATCCGTCGAGTTTTCTATTCTTACAGTGTTTGCGTTATTGATAAGTATAATCAAGCGAAGTGAGAAATTTAAAACTCTTTCTGAAATAGACCCTCTTACCCGAATTTATAATAAAGGTAAGTTTAATAGAGTACTGGAAGAAGAACTTAAAAAAGTCAAAAGATATGGTCGTCCACTGGGACTGATAATATTTGATATAGACCATTTTAAAAAGATTAATGATACTTATGGTCATCAGGTTGGGGATTATGTCCTGAAAACAATAGCAAAAATTGTAAAAGAAAATATTCGGGATACAGATGTTTTTGCCAGATGGGGTGGTGAGGAGTTTGTTATTATTGCACCTGAAACTGATATAAGTGGAACAAGAATTTTGGCAGAGAAATTAAGGAAGAAAATTGAAGAGTATAACTTTGATAAAGTAGGAAAGGTTACTTCCAGTTTCGGAGTTACAGAAGCTACCCCTGAAGATACTCCGGACAGTATTGTAAAAAGAGCTGACCAGGCACTTTATCTGGCTAAAGAAAAAGGTAGAAACAGGGTTGAAATTATACTACCTGAAATTTAG
- the argH gene encoding argininosuccinate lyase, translating into MAEKLWGGRFSESTDAFVEEFTESVSFDKELALYDIKGSIAHARMLGKQGIIPQEDAEKIIKGLEEIRKEIEEGKFQWKKELEDVHMNIEKALIEKIGDVGGKLHTGRSRNDQVITAFRLYLKEETNNIIQLLRQLKKALLEKAKETVDIVMPAYTHLQRAQPIRMAHYFLAYLEMYNRDEERFSDTLKRIDQMPLGSGALAGVDFPIDREMTAKELGFSQIMRNSLDATASRDAIIEFLSDAAICMSNLSRQSEDLIIWNSAEFFFIELPDKLTTGSSIMPQKKNPDVLELIRGKTGRVYGDLVALLTIVKGLPMAYNRDLQEDKEPVFDAVRTLKGSIIGMTKIIEGLKPRKEVMEKAAGGFALATDLANYLVRKGMPFRQAHHVVGQIVGYLTQQNRELESITLDELKKFSPLFEEDVLNILSPYYVADARKSYGGTAKERILEQIKYWEEKLQ; encoded by the coding sequence ATGGCAGAAAAATTATGGGGCGGTAGATTTTCAGAAAGCACAGATGCTTTTGTTGAAGAGTTTACCGAAAGTGTTTCTTTTGATAAGGAACTGGCTTTATACGATATAAAAGGAAGCATAGCCCATGCCAGAATGTTGGGAAAACAGGGAATTATTCCACAGGAAGATGCAGAAAAAATAATAAAAGGTCTGGAAGAAATCAGAAAAGAGATAGAAGAAGGCAAATTCCAGTGGAAAAAAGAGCTTGAAGATGTTCATATGAACATTGAAAAGGCATTAATTGAAAAAATTGGCGATGTAGGAGGAAAACTCCACACAGGAAGAAGTAGAAATGACCAGGTAATAACAGCTTTTAGACTTTATCTAAAAGAAGAAACAAACAATATAATACAGCTTTTACGACAGCTTAAAAAAGCACTTTTGGAAAAAGCAAAGGAAACAGTTGATATAGTAATGCCTGCCTATACTCATTTGCAAAGGGCACAGCCAATAAGAATGGCTCATTATTTCTTAGCCTATCTGGAAATGTATAACAGAGATGAAGAAAGATTTTCAGATACTTTAAAGCGTATTGACCAGATGCCTCTTGGAAGTGGAGCACTGGCAGGAGTTGATTTCCCAATAGATAGAGAGATGACAGCAAAAGAACTGGGATTTTCACAAATCATGAGAAACTCCCTTGATGCCACAGCGTCAAGGGATGCAATAATAGAATTCTTATCTGATGCTGCAATCTGTATGTCAAATCTATCAAGACAATCAGAAGACCTGATTATATGGAACTCAGCCGAATTTTTCTTTATTGAGCTTCCTGACAAGCTAACCACAGGTTCTTCAATAATGCCCCAGAAGAAAAACCCTGATGTTTTAGAGCTTATTCGTGGAAAAACAGGAAGGGTTTATGGGGATTTAGTTGCATTGCTGACAATAGTAAAAGGTCTTCCAATGGCTTACAACAGAGACCTGCAGGAAGACAAAGAGCCTGTCTTTGATGCAGTCAGAACCCTAAAAGGCTCAATAATCGGAATGACAAAAATAATAGAAGGTCTAAAGCCAAGAAAAGAAGTTATGGAAAAGGCTGCAGGTGGATTTGCTTTAGCCACAGACCTTGCCAACTACCTTGTTAGAAAGGGTATGCCTTTTAGACAGGCACACCACGTTGTTGGACAGATTGTGGGTTATCTGACCCAGCAAAATAGGGAACTGGAAAGTATTACACTTGATGAGCTTAAAAAGTTTTCTCCGCTATTTGAAGAAGATGTCCTTAATATTCTTAGCCCTTACTATGTTGCAGATGCAAGAAAATCTTACGGCGGAACAGCGAAAGAAAGAATTTTAGAGCAGATTAAATACTGGGAAGAAAAACTCCAATGA
- a CDS encoding nucleotidyltransferase domain-containing protein, producing MKVRLLDWQIKAIKEAVQQVFGNDVKVYIFGSRANPEQKGGDIDILVLVPELQDKYKKKSKLLTQLYKRLGERKIDLIITDSIKSDIEREAVEKGVLL from the coding sequence ATGAAAGTCAGGCTTTTAGACTGGCAGATAAAAGCTATAAAAGAAGCTGTCCAGCAGGTTTTTGGCAATGATGTAAAAGTGTATATATTTGGTAGCAGAGCTAATCCTGAGCAAAAAGGTGGAGATATAGATATCCTTGTGCTTGTTCCAGAGCTGCAGGACAAATACAAGAAAAAGAGTAAACTTTTAACCCAGCTTTACAAAAGACTTGGAGAAAGAAAAATAGACCTGATTATTACAGATAGTATTAAAAGCGATATAGAGAGGGAAGCCGTAGAAAAAGGAGTTCTACTGTGA
- a CDS encoding HAD-IA family hydrolase, whose translation MIVIFDVDGVLIDVTKSYHYSIYDTVKYFAQEKPREELLDIKFSFNINNDWDASIAGILYAKSGLSLKEFKKEFAPFSQSLDDMFRYAQEKGIELPDYKELVQVFEDFYHQHREREEMIFPHDVLERVRKKADILGVITGRPFSDLDYSFKKFDLYKYFDYIITEDDIPQPDLRKPSSYPLKLFFEKVEFDNPVFYIGDTKADKKMVENFNKEENKNVRFVLYQNEHNKDLKTENKIKAPDEICEVLNNYDYAQD comes from the coding sequence GTGATAGTAATATTTGATGTTGATGGTGTTTTGATAGATGTTACAAAATCTTACCATTACTCAATTTATGACACTGTGAAATATTTTGCACAGGAGAAACCCAGAGAAGAATTACTTGATATAAAGTTCTCGTTTAATATAAACAACGACTGGGATGCCTCAATAGCAGGAATACTTTATGCAAAATCAGGGCTATCCCTAAAGGAATTCAAAAAAGAGTTTGCTCCCTTCAGCCAGTCCCTTGATGATATGTTTAGATATGCTCAGGAGAAAGGAATTGAGTTGCCTGATTATAAAGAGCTTGTCCAGGTATTTGAAGATTTTTATCACCAGCATAGAGAAAGGGAAGAAATGATTTTCCCCCATGATGTTCTGGAAAGGGTCAGAAAAAAAGCGGATATATTAGGAGTTATCACAGGAAGACCCTTTTCAGACCTTGATTATTCCTTCAAAAAATTTGACCTGTATAAATATTTTGATTATATAATTACAGAAGATGACATACCTCAGCCAGATTTGAGAAAGCCATCTTCTTATCCTTTGAAGCTATTTTTTGAAAAAGTTGAGTTTGATAACCCTGTTTTTTATATAGGAGATACAAAAGCTGACAAAAAAATGGTAGAAAACTTTAACAAAGAAGAAAATAAAAATGTTAGATTTGTCCTCTATCAAAATGAACATAACAAAGATTTAAAGACAGAAAATAAAATAAAAGCCCCTGACGAAATATGTGAGGTGTTAAACAATTATGATTACGCACAAGATTAG
- the cmk gene encoding (d)CMP kinase, producing MIITIDGPAGSGKSTIAKMLAKELGYTYIDTGAMYRAVALMVKRKGIDPDNPDAVVELMKKIQIDLKPAENGVQVFLNGEDVSKEIRTEEIGKIASKIARHSEVRRILVQMQRELGLKAKNVVIEGRDTGTVIFPDADIKFFFTASPEVRAERRFKELKEKGLDISYEEILKEIKERDHLDETRKDSPLRPAEDAIIIDTTGKSLSDVFQDVLKIIKDRLKFQAANS from the coding sequence ATGATAATCACAATTGATGGTCCCGCAGGTTCAGGAAAATCAACAATTGCTAAAATGCTGGCAAAAGAGCTTGGATATACCTATATAGATACAGGAGCTATGTATAGGGCAGTTGCCCTTATGGTAAAAAGAAAAGGAATAGACCCTGATAATCCTGACGCTGTTGTTGAGCTTATGAAAAAAATCCAGATAGACCTTAAGCCTGCAGAAAATGGGGTGCAGGTTTTTCTCAATGGTGAGGATGTATCCAAAGAAATCCGGACAGAAGAGATAGGAAAAATAGCTTCTAAAATCGCAAGGCACTCAGAAGTCAGGAGAATACTGGTTCAGATGCAAAGAGAATTAGGACTAAAAGCAAAAAATGTGGTAATAGAGGGAAGAGATACAGGAACAGTTATATTTCCAGATGCAGATATAAAATTTTTCTTTACAGCATCACCGGAAGTAAGGGCAGAAAGAAGGTTCAAGGAATTAAAGGAAAAAGGACTGGATATAAGCTATGAAGAAATTCTAAAAGAAATAAAAGAGAGAGACCATTTAGATGAAACCAGAAAAGATAGCCCCCTTAGACCTGCTGAGGATGCAATTATAATTGATACTACTGGTAAATCTTTGTCTGATGTTTTTCAGGATGTTTTGAAAATTATTAAAGATAGATTAAAATTTCAGGCAGCTAATTCATAA